Proteins co-encoded in one Methylobacterium sp. WL1 genomic window:
- a CDS encoding saccharopine dehydrogenase NADP-binding domain-containing protein: MTAILIYGATGYTGTLLAEHARVQGLRPILAGRDPDKLRPLADRLGLDWRAAPLDAPDRLRDALAGVAAVIHAAGPFSRTARPMAEACLAARTHYVDITGEIDVLESLAARDADAQAAGIVLLPAAGFDVVPSDCLAAHVAGRLPGATNLRISIGGFGGFSRGTARTMVEGIAWGTRVRRAGRIVELPSPPRGSADFGRGPRRTVGLGWGDVSSAWYSTRVPNIEVFFEALPAMSAAAGLPAGFRRIIAGGTVQRLINRGIDRLPEGPSAAARATARSTFLAEAWDENGRRAASRMETPEGYTLTVLTALEVARRVAAGGIPAGFHTPVTAFGADFILGFPNVVRMDL; encoded by the coding sequence ATGACCGCGATCCTGATCTACGGAGCCACCGGCTACACCGGGACGCTCCTGGCCGAACATGCCCGTGTGCAGGGCCTTCGCCCGATCCTGGCCGGCCGCGATCCGGACAAGCTGCGACCGCTGGCCGACCGGCTCGGGCTCGACTGGAGGGCGGCCCCCCTCGATGCCCCGGACCGGCTGCGGGACGCGCTCGCCGGCGTCGCCGCGGTGATCCACGCCGCCGGACCCTTCTCCAGGACGGCCCGCCCCATGGCCGAGGCGTGCCTGGCCGCAAGGACGCACTACGTCGACATCACCGGCGAGATCGACGTGCTGGAGTCGCTCGCCGCCCGGGACGCCGATGCGCAGGCGGCCGGCATCGTGCTGCTGCCCGCCGCCGGCTTCGACGTTGTGCCGAGCGATTGCCTGGCCGCCCACGTGGCCGGCCGGCTACCCGGCGCCACGAACCTGCGGATCTCCATCGGCGGTTTCGGTGGCTTCAGCCGCGGGACGGCCCGCACCATGGTCGAGGGCATCGCCTGGGGCACGCGGGTGCGGCGCGCCGGCCGCATCGTCGAGTTGCCAAGCCCGCCCCGCGGGAGCGCGGATTTCGGCCGCGGACCTCGGCGCACGGTGGGGCTCGGCTGGGGCGACGTGTCGAGCGCTTGGTACTCGACGCGGGTCCCCAACATCGAGGTGTTTTTTGAGGCGCTCCCCGCCATGTCTGCCGCAGCGGGCCTGCCCGCTGGCTTCCGGCGGATCATCGCCGGCGGCACGGTGCAGCGCCTCATCAATCGCGGCATCGACCGCCTGCCGGAGGGCCCGTCGGCGGCCGCGCGGGCGACGGCGCGCAGCACGTTCCTGGCCGAGGCCTGGGATGAGAACGGCAGGCGCGCGGCAAGCCGGATGGAGACCCCCGAGGGGTATACGCTCACCGTCCTGACAGCGCTGGAAGTCGCCCGGCGCGTGGCGGCGGGTGGGATCCCGGCCGGGTTCCACACGCCGGTCACCGCCTTCGGGGCGGATTTCATCCTGGGTTTTCCAAACGTCGTGCGGATGGATCTCTGA
- the putA gene encoding trifunctional transcriptional regulator/proline dehydrogenase/L-glutamate gamma-semialdehyde dehydrogenase: MPESGVLHRPAVPTDDPFTAFADDVVSLSPLRAAMVAACRRPEPDCVAPLLDLARLPPDAAGRVANIARRLVEGLRRNTRRGGVEGLIHEYALSSQEGVALMCLAEALLRIPDAATRDALIRDKIAGGDWAAHLGHSPSPFVNAATWGLLVTGRLTATRSESGLSATLTRLIARGGEPLIRKAVDLAMRLMGEQFVTGRDIGEALRNAAQVEARGFTYSYDMLGEAALTAEDADRYLSAYQEAIRAIGDASAGRGVLLGPGISIKLSALHPRYTRSQRGRVMAELAPRIRDLARLAKRYEIGLNIDAKEADRLDLSLDILETLVFDPGLAGWDGLGFVVQAYGKRCPFAIDVLIDLARRSRRRLMVRLVKGAYWDSEIKRAQVDGLADFPVFTRKLHTDVSYLACARKLLAAPEAIFPQFATHNAQTLASIVEMAGPDFRLGRYEFQCLHGMGEPLYEAVVGGADLDRPCRIYAPVGTHETLLAYLVRRLLENGANSSFVNRVGDVSVPVDALIADPVAAVAAMPVPGAPHERIALPRDLYGLSRANAAGLDLADEAVLGRLAAALAESGRTPWRAVPSGADPASADTPVHNPADHRDVVGTVRAASVPAIEAALARAEAAAETWAAVETETRSARLRTAADAFEARMPVLIGLIVREAGKSSANAVAEIREAVDFLRYYAAEAERTLTGPHAPLGPVVCIAPWNFPLAIFVGQVAAALAAGNPVLAKPAAETPLTAWEAIRLLHGAGIPEDALQILPGAGDVGAALVGDARVQGVMFTGSTGIAKTIQGRLAERLGCDGEPIPLVAETGGQNAMVVDSSALAEQVVADVIASAFDSAGQRCSALRILCLQEEIADRTVDMLRSAMRELVVGDPRRLAVDVGPVITQAAAERLNKHVETMRGRGFAIHQVSLPAETANGTFVPPTLIEITRVADVEHEVFGPVLHVLRYARHDLGRLLDEIDATGYGLTFGLQTRIDETADRILDRVGAGNRYVNRNVIGAVVGVQPFGGSGLFGTGPKAGGPLYLGRLLKRPPASALDGLEGSGDLGRRYAAWLRVRGFGPLADTVAALPPIQGAEIALAGPVGERNLYALRPRGRVAAIAETERGLILQLGAIIATGNRAVVLSPDRIFAILAELPAELAARVERAADLRQAGEVRAVLYEGGPEGLQALNRAIAHRPGPILQVQARAIDALAAGDLYALPGLIEERSTAINTTAAGGNASLLAIG, translated from the coding sequence ATGCCAGAATCAGGCGTTCTGCACCGTCCCGCCGTCCCGACGGACGACCCGTTCACGGCCTTCGCGGACGACGTGGTCTCCCTGTCGCCACTCCGGGCCGCGATGGTCGCGGCGTGTCGGCGCCCCGAGCCGGATTGCGTGGCACCGCTCCTCGATCTCGCCCGCTTGCCGCCCGACGCGGCCGGGCGCGTCGCCAACATAGCCCGGCGTCTGGTGGAAGGGCTGCGTCGCAACACCCGCCGCGGCGGCGTCGAAGGCCTGATCCACGAATACGCGCTCTCCAGTCAGGAGGGCGTGGCGTTGATGTGTCTCGCCGAAGCGCTGCTGCGCATTCCCGACGCCGCCACCCGCGATGCGCTGATCCGGGACAAGATCGCCGGTGGCGACTGGGCCGCGCATCTCGGCCACAGCCCGTCGCCCTTCGTGAACGCCGCGACCTGGGGCCTGCTGGTGACCGGCCGGCTCACGGCGACACGCAGTGAATCCGGGCTGTCGGCGACGCTGACCCGCCTGATCGCGCGCGGCGGTGAACCGCTGATCCGCAAGGCGGTCGATCTCGCCATGCGGCTGATGGGCGAGCAGTTCGTCACCGGGCGCGACATCGGAGAGGCCCTGCGCAACGCCGCCCAGGTGGAGGCGAGGGGGTTCACCTACTCCTACGACATGCTCGGCGAGGCTGCCCTCACCGCCGAGGACGCGGACCGTTATCTGAGCGCCTACCAGGAGGCGATTCGAGCGATCGGGGATGCGTCTGCCGGGCGCGGCGTCCTCTTGGGGCCGGGCATCTCGATCAAGCTGTCGGCGCTTCATCCCCGATACACAAGATCCCAGCGCGGGCGCGTGATGGCGGAACTGGCGCCCCGCATCCGGGACCTCGCCCGTCTCGCCAAGCGCTACGAGATCGGTCTCAACATTGACGCCAAGGAGGCCGACCGCCTCGACCTGTCCCTCGACATCCTCGAGACGCTGGTCTTCGACCCGGGTCTCGCCGGATGGGATGGGCTGGGCTTCGTCGTACAGGCCTACGGCAAGCGCTGCCCATTCGCGATCGATGTGCTGATCGACCTGGCCCGGCGCAGCCGGCGGCGGCTGATGGTTCGTCTGGTGAAGGGCGCGTACTGGGACAGCGAGATCAAGCGCGCGCAGGTGGACGGGCTCGCGGACTTCCCGGTCTTCACCCGCAAGCTGCACACGGACGTGTCCTACCTCGCTTGCGCGCGAAAGCTCCTCGCCGCACCCGAGGCGATCTTTCCGCAATTCGCCACCCACAACGCACAGACGCTGGCCAGCATCGTCGAGATGGCGGGCCCCGATTTCCGCCTCGGGCGATACGAATTCCAGTGCCTGCACGGCATGGGGGAGCCGCTCTACGAAGCGGTGGTCGGCGGGGCCGACCTCGACAGGCCGTGCCGGATCTACGCGCCGGTGGGCACCCACGAGACCCTGCTGGCCTATCTCGTGCGGCGGCTCCTCGAGAACGGCGCCAACAGCTCCTTCGTGAACCGGGTCGGCGACGTGTCCGTGCCGGTGGACGCGCTGATCGCCGATCCCGTCGCCGCCGTCGCGGCGATGCCGGTCCCGGGCGCACCGCACGAGCGGATCGCCCTGCCACGCGATCTCTACGGACTCAGCCGTGCCAATGCCGCGGGCCTCGACCTGGCCGACGAGGCCGTCCTGGGCCGACTCGCTGCGGCGCTGGCGGAAAGCGGGAGGACGCCCTGGCGCGCCGTGCCGTCGGGGGCCGATCCGGCCTCAGCCGATACGCCCGTGCACAACCCCGCCGACCATCGGGACGTGGTCGGGACAGTCCGCGCCGCGTCGGTCCCCGCCATCGAGGCGGCGCTCGCCCGGGCGGAGGCGGCAGCCGAGACCTGGGCGGCGGTGGAGACCGAGACGCGCTCCGCGCGTCTGCGCACCGCGGCCGACGCCTTCGAGGCACGGATGCCGGTGCTGATCGGGCTGATCGTGCGCGAGGCCGGCAAATCCTCCGCCAACGCCGTCGCGGAGATCCGCGAGGCCGTGGATTTCCTGCGCTACTACGCGGCCGAGGCCGAGCGGACTCTCACCGGCCCGCACGCCCCGCTCGGTCCGGTCGTCTGCATCGCCCCCTGGAACTTCCCGCTGGCGATCTTCGTCGGGCAGGTCGCCGCCGCCCTGGCGGCCGGCAACCCGGTCCTGGCCAAGCCCGCCGCGGAGACGCCGCTCACGGCCTGGGAGGCGATCCGCTTGCTGCACGGCGCCGGCATCCCGGAGGATGCCCTGCAGATCCTTCCGGGGGCCGGCGACGTCGGGGCGGCCCTGGTCGGCGACGCCCGCGTGCAGGGCGTGATGTTCACCGGCTCGACCGGCATCGCAAAGACGATCCAGGGACGTCTCGCCGAGCGCCTGGGCTGCGACGGCGAGCCGATCCCGCTCGTCGCGGAGACGGGCGGTCAGAACGCCATGGTGGTCGATTCCTCCGCCCTGGCCGAGCAGGTGGTCGCCGACGTCATCGCTTCGGCGTTTGATTCCGCCGGCCAGCGCTGCTCGGCCCTGCGTATCCTGTGCCTTCAGGAGGAGATCGCGGACCGTACCGTGGACATGCTGCGGAGCGCCATGCGCGAGCTGGTCGTCGGCGATCCCCGCCGGCTCGCAGTCGATGTCGGCCCTGTCATTACCCAGGCGGCGGCCGAACGCCTGAACAAGCATGTCGAGACGATGCGGGGACGCGGCTTCGCCATCCACCAGGTTTCGCTGCCGGCCGAGACGGCGAACGGCACCTTCGTTCCGCCCACGCTCATCGAGATCACCCGCGTCGCGGATGTCGAGCATGAGGTGTTCGGGCCGGTCCTGCATGTCCTGCGGTACGCGCGCCACGATCTCGGCCGCCTGTTGGACGAGATCGACGCCACCGGTTACGGCCTGACGTTCGGCCTCCAGACCCGCATCGACGAGACCGCCGACCGGATTCTCGACCGCGTCGGGGCCGGCAACCGCTACGTCAACCGCAACGTCATCGGCGCGGTGGTCGGCGTCCAGCCCTTCGGCGGGTCCGGGTTGTTCGGTACCGGGCCCAAGGCCGGCGGTCCGCTTTATCTCGGCCGCTTGCTGAAGCGGCCGCCGGCTTCCGCGCTCGATGGTCTTGAGGGCTCAGGCGATTTGGGCCGACGCTACGCGGCGTGGCTGCGAGTCCGTGGGTTCGGCCCGCTCGCCGACACCGTTGCAGCGTTGCCTCCGATCCAGGGCGCGGAGATTGCGCTCGCCGGGCCGGTCGGGGAGCGCAATCTCTACGCGTTGCGCCCACGCGGGCGCGTCGCGGCGATCGCCGAAACAGAGCGCGGCCTGATCCTTCAACTCGGTGCGATCATCGCCACCGGCAACCGCGCCGTGGTGCTGAGTCCGGACAGGATCTTCGCGATCTTGGCCGAGCTACCGGCCGAACTCGCGGCCCGGGTCGAACGCGCGGCGGATCTCAGGCAGGCCGGCGAGGTCCGGGCGGTGCTGTACGAAGGCGGACCCGAGGGTTTGCAGGCGCTGAACCGCGCCATCGCCCACCGTCCCGGCCCGATCCTTCAGGTTCAGGCCCGCGCAATCGACGCGCTTGCGGCAGGCGACCTGTATGCGCTCCCTGGCTTGATCGAGGAGCGCTCGACCGCGATCAACACCACGGCCGCCGGTGGCAATGCCAGCCTTCTGGCGATCGGCTAA
- a CDS encoding ABC transporter substrate-binding protein, giving the protein MKRRTLLRGAGALMAGAMARPALVRAASATTLRFVPYADLALLDPIITTNYVTRTHALMVFDTLYSLDASYRAQPQMVGSQDVSPDGLTWRLTLRDGLRFHDGTPVLARDVVASLKRWSGRDAFGGALFSTVDELSAPSDTVVQFRLKKPFPLLPDALAKPTSYLPVIMPERLSATPATQAVAEIVGSGPYRYVATERVPGSLNVYRRFEAYRPREDGTPSFTAGPRIAHFDRIEWRTIPDGATAAGALRSGEIDWWEQPLVDLVPDLLRQRDVRVELVETTGLIGQIRLNHTLPPFDNPAISRALLSAVDQNEMMDAVAGSDPSIRRGPAGIFTPGGPMASEAGMSVFTGPRDLAGAKRALAAAGYNGERVVLLAGTDVPRINAVCEVMADLCRKLGMNLDVVSTDWGTVNQRILNAKPLDQGGWSMFGIFSGGLDMISPAYHLAARGNGRAGVPSWLTDAPLEEMRAAWFAAPDVGAQKALAATIQARALEVGAYIPCGQYFQPTAYRRDLDGMLTGLPLFWNLRRSA; this is encoded by the coding sequence ATGAAGCGACGCACTCTGCTGCGAGGCGCTGGCGCCTTGATGGCCGGAGCCATGGCACGCCCTGCCCTGGTCCGGGCGGCCTCAGCCACGACACTCCGCTTCGTGCCTTACGCAGACCTCGCTCTGCTCGATCCGATCATCACCACGAATTACGTCACACGCACGCACGCGTTGATGGTGTTCGACACGCTGTACAGCCTGGATGCGTCCTACCGCGCGCAGCCGCAGATGGTCGGGAGCCAGGACGTATCGCCGGACGGTTTGACCTGGCGGCTGACCCTGCGCGACGGCCTACGCTTCCACGACGGCACCCCGGTTCTCGCCCGCGACGTGGTGGCGAGCCTCAAGCGCTGGTCCGGGCGCGATGCCTTCGGGGGCGCGCTGTTTTCCACCGTCGACGAACTCTCGGCCCCGTCCGACACCGTTGTGCAGTTCCGGCTCAAGAAGCCGTTCCCGCTTCTCCCGGACGCCCTGGCAAAGCCGACCTCCTACCTGCCGGTGATCATGCCGGAACGGCTGAGCGCGACGCCGGCCACGCAAGCCGTGGCGGAGATCGTCGGCAGCGGGCCCTATCGCTACGTCGCGACCGAGCGCGTACCGGGCTCCCTCAACGTCTACCGCCGGTTCGAGGCTTACCGGCCCCGCGAGGACGGCACGCCGAGCTTCACCGCCGGCCCCCGGATCGCGCATTTCGACCGGATCGAATGGCGTACGATCCCCGATGGCGCCACCGCGGCCGGCGCCCTGCGTTCGGGCGAGATCGATTGGTGGGAGCAGCCGCTGGTCGACCTCGTGCCCGATCTGCTGCGCCAGCGGGACGTGCGCGTCGAACTGGTGGAGACGACCGGCCTGATCGGGCAGATCCGCCTCAACCATACCCTGCCGCCCTTCGACAATCCCGCGATCAGCCGGGCGCTCCTGTCGGCCGTCGATCAGAACGAGATGATGGACGCGGTCGCAGGCAGCGATCCGTCGATCCGGCGCGGTCCCGCGGGCATCTTCACCCCCGGCGGCCCGATGGCTTCGGAGGCTGGGATGTCGGTGTTCACCGGTCCGCGCGACCTCGCAGGCGCCAAGCGGGCGCTGGCGGCGGCCGGCTACAACGGCGAGCGGGTCGTGCTGCTGGCGGGCACCGACGTGCCGCGGATCAACGCGGTCTGCGAGGTGATGGCCGACCTCTGCCGTAAGCTCGGGATGAACCTCGACGTCGTCTCCACCGACTGGGGCACGGTGAATCAGCGGATCCTCAATGCGAAGCCGCTCGACCAGGGCGGTTGGTCGATGTTCGGCATCTTCTCCGGTGGGCTCGACATGATCTCGCCGGCCTACCACTTGGCGGCCCGCGGCAACGGCCGGGCCGGCGTCCCGAGTTGGCTGACGGATGCGCCCCTGGAGGAGATGCGCGCCGCGTGGTTCGCAGCCCCGGATGTCGGCGCCCAGAAGGCCTTGGCGGCGACCATCCAGGCCCGGGCCCTGGAGGTCGGCGCCTACATTCCGTGCGGCCAGTATTTCCAGCCCACCGCCTACCGGCGCGACCTGGACGGTATGCTCACTGGTTTGCCGCTGTTCTGGAACCTGCGCCGGTCGGCCTGA